A stretch of Canis lupus familiaris isolate Mischka breed German Shepherd chromosome 11, alternate assembly UU_Cfam_GSD_1.0, whole genome shotgun sequence DNA encodes these proteins:
- the CXCL14 gene encoding C-X-C motif chemokine 14 produces the protein MRLLPAALLLLLLALCAARVDGSKCKCSRKGPKIRYSDVKKLEMKPKYPHCEEKMVIITTKSVSRYRGQEHCLHPKLQSTKRFIKWYNAWNEKRRVYEE, from the exons ATGAGGCTCCTGCCAGCCgcgctgctcctgctgctcctggcGCTCTGCGCCGCACGCGTGGACG GATCCAAGTGCAAGTGCTCCCGAAAGGGGCCCAAGATTCGCTACAGCGACGTGAAGAAGCTGGAAATGAAGCCAAAGTACCCGCACTGCGAGGAGAAGATGGTTAT CATCACCACCAAGAGCGTGTCCAGGTACCGGGGTCAGGAGCACTGCCTACACCCCAAGCTGCAGAGCACCAAGCGGTTCATCAAGTGGTACAACGCCTGGAACGAGAAGCGCAG GGTCTACGAAGAGTAG